The Paenibacillus sp. YPG26 genome includes a window with the following:
- the sucC gene encoding ADP-forming succinate--CoA ligase subunit beta has protein sequence MNIHEYQGKEVLKQYGVTVPQGRVAFTVDEAVEAAEALGSPVVVVKAQIHAGGRGKAGGVKVAKNLDEVRTYANEILGKVLVTHQTGPEGKEVKRLLIEQGCDIRKEYYVGVVVDRATGRIVLMASEEGGTEIEEVAAATPEKIFKEVVDPAVGLQVFQARRLAYAINIPNELVNKAVKFMLALYTAFIEKDCSIAEINPLVVTGDGEVMALDAKLNFDSNALFRHKDILELRDLEEEDAKEIEASKFDLSYIALDGNIGCMVNGAGLAMATMDIIKYYGGDPANFLDVGGGATAEKVTEAFKIILSDSKVKGIFVNIFGGIMRCDVIAEGIVEAARQVSLDRPLVVRLEGTNVELGKKILAESGLAIVSADSMADGARKIVELVS, from the coding sequence GTGAATATCCATGAATATCAAGGAAAAGAAGTCCTAAAGCAATATGGAGTGACCGTTCCGCAAGGACGGGTGGCATTTACGGTGGATGAAGCCGTGGAAGCAGCCGAAGCACTGGGCAGCCCAGTGGTCGTCGTGAAGGCTCAAATACACGCAGGTGGCCGCGGTAAAGCAGGTGGCGTCAAAGTAGCTAAAAATCTGGATGAAGTTCGTACTTATGCAAATGAGATTCTTGGCAAGGTTCTGGTAACGCACCAGACTGGACCGGAAGGCAAAGAAGTGAAGCGTCTGCTGATTGAGCAGGGCTGTGATATCCGCAAGGAATATTACGTCGGTGTGGTCGTTGACCGCGCAACCGGCCGTATCGTGCTTATGGCTTCCGAGGAAGGCGGTACGGAGATTGAGGAAGTTGCGGCGGCAACTCCGGAGAAAATTTTCAAAGAAGTTGTGGACCCGGCTGTGGGGCTCCAGGTATTCCAGGCCCGCAGATTGGCATACGCGATTAACATTCCGAATGAACTTGTGAACAAAGCTGTGAAGTTCATGCTGGCTCTATATACTGCATTCATTGAGAAGGACTGCTCTATAGCGGAGATTAACCCGCTTGTGGTTACAGGCGATGGCGAAGTTATGGCGCTGGATGCGAAGCTTAACTTTGACTCCAATGCCCTGTTCCGCCATAAGGATATTCTCGAACTGCGCGACCTGGAGGAAGAAGATGCGAAGGAGATCGAAGCCTCCAAATTTGATCTCAGCTACATTGCCCTTGACGGCAATATCGGCTGTATGGTTAATGGGGCTGGCCTTGCCATGGCAACGATGGATATCATCAAATATTATGGCGGCGATCCTGCCAACTTCCTCGATGTAGGGGGCGGCGCAACAGCGGAGAAAGTAACGGAAGCATTCAAGATTATTCTTTCCGACAGCAAGGTAAAAGGTATTTTCGTTAATATATTCGGCGGCATCATGCGTTGTGATGTTATCGCTGAAGGAATTGTTGAAGCGGCACGGCAGGTCTCACTGGACCGTCCGCTTGTGGTTCGGCTTGAAGGGACCAATGTCGAATTAGGTAAAAAAATCTTGGCTGAATCGGGACTTGCTATTGTCTCTGCGGATTCCATGGCTGACGGTGCCCGCAAGATTGTAGAGCTCGTATCATAA
- the sucD gene encoding succinate--CoA ligase subunit alpha — MSILVDKNTKVTTSGITGATGLYHTRGGLEYGTQMVGGVTPGKGGTSLDITLENGETVTLPIFNSIREAKEATGATAHVIYVPPAYAADSIMEAVDAGMELVICITEGIPVLDMVKVKRYMEGKNTVLIGPNCPGVITPGECKIGIMPGYIHRPGHVGVVSRSGTLTYEAVHQLTTRGIGQSSAVGIGGDPVKGSEFIDILSRFNEDPETHAVIMIGEIGGTAEEEAAEWVRDNMKKPVVGFIGGVTAPPGKRMGHAGAIISGGKGTAKEKIAMLEACGIKVAPTPAEMGSTLVSVLEERGILNQCTTH, encoded by the coding sequence ATGAGTATTTTGGTCGATAAAAATACGAAAGTCACCACCTCAGGTATTACGGGAGCAACCGGACTCTACCATACAAGAGGCGGGCTTGAATATGGCACGCAAATGGTCGGTGGTGTAACTCCGGGCAAAGGCGGTACAAGTCTGGATATCACTCTGGAGAACGGCGAGACGGTAACGCTGCCGATCTTCAACTCGATTCGTGAAGCCAAGGAAGCAACGGGCGCGACAGCGCACGTCATCTATGTTCCGCCGGCTTATGCGGCAGATTCGATTATGGAGGCCGTGGATGCGGGGATGGAACTGGTTATCTGTATTACCGAGGGCATCCCTGTACTCGATATGGTGAAAGTGAAACGCTATATGGAAGGCAAGAATACCGTACTTATCGGACCGAACTGTCCAGGGGTAATTACACCAGGCGAATGCAAGATCGGTATCATGCCGGGTTATATCCACAGACCGGGCCATGTGGGTGTGGTCTCCCGCAGTGGTACGCTGACCTATGAAGCGGTTCACCAATTGACGACTCGCGGTATTGGACAGTCCTCCGCAGTGGGAATCGGGGGTGACCCGGTGAAGGGCTCGGAGTTCATCGATATCTTGTCCAGATTTAACGAGGATCCCGAGACTCATGCGGTAATTATGATTGGTGAAATTGGCGGTACAGCGGAAGAAGAAGCGGCAGAGTGGGTACGCGACAATATGAAGAAGCCGGTTGTTGGCTTTATTGGCGGCGTCACCGCTCCTCCAGGCAAACGCATGGGTCATGCGGGAGCGATTATCTCTGGCGGTAAAGGTACGGCCAAAGAAAAGATCGCCATGCTTGAGGCTTGCGGCATCAAGGTGGCTCCAACCCCGG